A single genomic interval of Celeribacter indicus harbors:
- a CDS encoding extensin family protein yields the protein MAGGIAYLGWQIMVHPRTPLPPEWNPVVPLKIAHPLTPLTVWKLGRAEEEFATCLAALEGGAELERMEPYQGPGACGIAARVRLSAVGPSGLDPVETSCPVALRLAMWNRHGVQPAAQEIFGQPVSVIRQLGSYNCRPVRTPSGRSTRLSTHATAEAIDISGFDLADGRRIRLLSDWSDGGDAQRFLRAVRDSACTYFATTLSPDYNNLHADHFHLQSRGRGACR from the coding sequence ATGGCGGGCGGGATCGCCTATCTCGGCTGGCAGATCATGGTTCACCCGCGCACACCGCTGCCGCCGGAATGGAATCCGGTGGTTCCCCTGAAGATCGCCCATCCGCTCACTCCGCTGACGGTCTGGAAGCTCGGCCGCGCCGAAGAAGAGTTCGCCACCTGCCTCGCCGCGCTCGAGGGCGGCGCGGAACTGGAGCGGATGGAGCCCTATCAGGGGCCCGGCGCCTGTGGCATAGCGGCACGGGTACGGCTTTCCGCGGTGGGGCCGAGCGGCCTCGATCCGGTCGAGACTTCCTGCCCCGTCGCCCTGCGGCTGGCGATGTGGAACCGCCACGGGGTGCAACCCGCCGCGCAGGAGATCTTCGGTCAGCCGGTTTCGGTGATCCGCCAGCTCGGCAGCTACAACTGTCGTCCGGTCCGCACGCCATCGGGGAGAAGTACGCGCCTGTCCACCCATGCGACGGCTGAAGCGATCGACATCTCGGGCTTCGACCTTGCGGACGGGCGCCGGATCCGCCTGCTCTCCGACTGGAGCGATGGCGGCGATGCGCAACGGTTCCTTCGTGCCGTCCGGGACAGCGCCTGCACCTATTTCGCTACGACCCTCTCCCCCGACTATAACAACCTGCACGCTGATCATTTCCACCTCCAGTCGCGCGGGCGCGGGGCCTGCCGCTGA
- the ahcY gene encoding adenosylhomocysteinase encodes MGKDYIVKDISLADYGRKELDIAETEMPGLMALREEYGATKPLKGARIAGSLHMTIQTAVLIETLVALGAEVRWASCNIFSTQDHAAAAIAAGGTPVFAIKGETLEEYWDYADRIFHFDGEGVANMILDDGGDATLYILLGARVEAGEEDLIAVPTSDEEVALFNQIRKRLKESPGWFTKQRDAIRGVSEETTTGVHRLYELKKKGLLPFPAINVNDSVTKSKFDNKYGCKESLVDGIRRATDTMMAGKVAVVCGYGDVGKGSAASLRGAGARVKVTEIDPICALQAAMDGFEVVRLEDVAASADIFVTTTGNKDVIRIEHMREMKDMAIVGNIGHFDNEIQVAALRNHKWTNIKEQVDMIEMPSGNRIILLSEGRLLNLGNATGHPSFVMSASFTNQVLAQIELWGNGDSYENDVYILPKHLDEKVARLHLDRIGVKLTELSKQQADYIGVTVEGPFKPEHYRY; translated from the coding sequence ATGGGCAAAGACTACATCGTCAAAGACATTTCCCTCGCCGATTACGGTCGCAAGGAACTCGATATCGCCGAGACCGAAATGCCGGGCCTCATGGCGTTGCGCGAAGAATATGGCGCGACAAAGCCGCTCAAGGGCGCGCGCATCGCCGGCTCCCTGCACATGACCATCCAGACCGCGGTCCTCATCGAAACGCTCGTTGCGCTGGGTGCGGAGGTGCGCTGGGCCTCCTGCAACATCTTCTCGACCCAGGACCATGCCGCCGCTGCCATTGCCGCCGGCGGCACGCCGGTCTTCGCGATCAAGGGCGAGACGCTCGAGGAATACTGGGACTATGCTGATCGGATCTTCCATTTCGACGGGGAAGGCGTGGCCAACATGATCCTCGACGACGGCGGCGACGCGACGCTTTACATCCTGCTCGGCGCGCGGGTCGAGGCGGGCGAGGAGGATCTCATTGCGGTGCCCACCTCCGACGAGGAAGTCGCGCTCTTCAACCAGATCCGCAAGCGGCTCAAGGAAAGCCCCGGCTGGTTCACGAAACAGCGTGACGCGATCCGGGGCGTGTCGGAAGAGACCACCACCGGTGTGCACCGCCTCTACGAGCTCAAGAAGAAGGGCCTGTTGCCCTTCCCGGCGATCAACGTCAACGACAGCGTCACCAAGTCGAAATTCGACAACAAGTATGGCTGCAAGGAATCGCTCGTGGACGGCATCCGCCGCGCCACGGATACGATGATGGCGGGCAAGGTCGCGGTGGTCTGCGGCTATGGCGACGTGGGCAAGGGCTCGGCCGCCTCGCTGCGGGGAGCCGGTGCGCGGGTGAAGGTGACGGAGATCGACCCGATCTGTGCGCTCCAGGCCGCGATGGATGGGTTCGAGGTCGTGCGCCTCGAGGATGTGGCAGCCTCTGCCGACATCTTCGTGACGACGACCGGCAACAAGGATGTGATCCGCATCGAGCACATGCGCGAGATGAAGGACATGGCCATCGTGGGTAACATCGGCCATTTCGACAATGAGATCCAGGTCGCGGCCCTGCGCAACCACAAATGGACCAACATCAAGGAGCAGGTCGACATGATCGAGATGCCTTCGGGCAACCGCATCATCCTGCTCTCCGAGGGGCGGCTGCTGAACCTCGGTAATGCCACCGGGCATCCCTCCTTTGTCATGTCCGCCTCCTTCACCAACCAGGTGCTCGCGCAGATCGAGCTCTGGGGGAACGGCGACAGCTATGAAAACGACGTCTATATCCTGCCCAAGCATCTCGACGAGAAGGTGGCGCGCCTGCATCTCGACCGGATCGGCGTGAAGCTCACCGAATTGTCGAAGCAGCAGGCGGATTACATCGGTGTCACGGTCGAAGGACCGTTCAAGCCGGAACATTACCGCTACTGA
- a CDS encoding HD domain-containing protein yields MAQKRAWQRMLSGRRLDLLDPTPMDIEIEDIAHGLAFVARWNGQTKGDYAYSVAEHSILVEEIFRRLYPAEPVKWQLAALLHDAPEYVIGDMISPVKAAVGAEYGELDERLAAAIHLRFGLPAKTPAAIKKKIKKADKVSAWLEATQIAGFSEPESDRFFGRMDPALVTGFRIRLRPPVETRAAFTARHAALMAGL; encoded by the coding sequence ATGGCACAAAAGCGCGCGTGGCAGAGAATGCTGTCGGGACGCAGGCTGGACCTGCTCGACCCGACGCCGATGGACATAGAGATCGAGGATATCGCGCACGGACTGGCTTTCGTGGCCCGCTGGAACGGCCAGACCAAGGGCGACTACGCCTATTCCGTGGCGGAGCATTCGATCCTCGTCGAGGAAATCTTTCGCCGGCTCTACCCTGCCGAGCCGGTGAAATGGCAGCTCGCCGCGCTGCTTCACGATGCGCCCGAATACGTGATCGGGGACATGATCTCCCCTGTGAAGGCCGCGGTCGGGGCGGAATATGGCGAACTCGACGAACGGCTTGCGGCGGCGATCCATCTGCGGTTCGGCCTTCCCGCGAAGACTCCCGCAGCGATCAAGAAGAAGATCAAGAAGGCCGACAAGGTCTCTGCCTGGCTCGAAGCCACGCAGATCGCAGGCTTCTCGGAGCCCGAGAGCGACAGGTTCTTCGGCCGGATGGATCCCGCACTCGTCACCGGATTTCGGATCCGCCTGCGCCCGCCGGTGGAAACCCGCGCCGCCTTCACCGCCCGTCATGCGGCGCTGATGGCCGGCCTATGA
- a CDS encoding Gfo/Idh/MocA family protein has product MKQTRIAVIGGGAIGRTHAVAIRDCPGTELAAIVDPFEAGAALAGELEALHLTELDALFDTRIDGAVIATPNALHVPQATMLIEAGIPVLVEKPLGENAAACRALVSLSEHTGVPGLVGHHRRHNPIIRAAKCAIEDGRFGALVSGTISATLHKADSYFDVAWRREKGSGGPVLINLIHEIDLVRHLFGEIGEVFAMASNDRRGFEVEDTAVILLRLSGGGMVTVALTDAGVGPWCWDTTAGENLARFPAMPAVSHMFAGTRAGMSLPDLSFWTHDGPADWTVPQVNRPLEIVPMDSYVKQIRHFAAVIAGEERPRITLADGAANIAVIEAIRTSVAQRRPVAPDLTGQDAERQTMVE; this is encoded by the coding sequence ATGAAACAGACCCGCATTGCAGTGATCGGCGGCGGTGCCATCGGACGGACGCACGCGGTTGCGATCCGCGACTGTCCGGGAACCGAACTCGCCGCAATCGTCGATCCGTTCGAGGCGGGCGCCGCACTTGCCGGTGAGCTTGAGGCGCTTCACCTCACGGAGCTGGACGCGCTTTTCGACACCAGGATCGACGGCGCCGTGATCGCCACGCCCAATGCACTCCATGTGCCGCAGGCGACCATGTTGATCGAGGCGGGCATTCCCGTGCTCGTGGAAAAGCCGCTTGGGGAGAATGCCGCCGCCTGCCGGGCTCTCGTGAGCCTGTCAGAGCACACCGGCGTGCCGGGGCTCGTCGGGCATCACCGCCGTCACAATCCCATCATCCGTGCCGCAAAATGTGCGATTGAAGACGGGCGTTTCGGTGCGCTCGTCTCCGGCACGATCAGCGCCACGCTGCACAAGGCCGACAGCTATTTCGACGTGGCATGGCGGCGCGAGAAGGGTTCGGGCGGCCCGGTTCTCATCAATCTGATCCACGAGATCGACCTCGTGCGCCATCTCTTCGGGGAGATCGGCGAGGTCTTTGCCATGGCGTCGAACGACCGGCGCGGTTTTGAAGTGGAAGACACGGCGGTGATCCTGCTGCGGCTGTCGGGCGGGGGCATGGTGACGGTCGCGCTCACCGATGCGGGCGTCGGACCCTGGTGCTGGGATACCACGGCGGGGGAGAACCTCGCGCGCTTCCCGGCCATGCCCGCCGTCTCGCATATGTTCGCAGGCACGCGGGCGGGGATGAGCCTGCCGGATCTGTCCTTCTGGACCCATGACGGGCCGGCAGACTGGACTGTGCCCCAGGTGAACCGCCCGCTCGAAATCGTCCCCATGGACAGCTATGTCAAACAGATCCGTCATTTCGCCGCGGTCATCGCGGGCGAGGAACGCCCGCGCATCACGCTTGCGGATGGAGCCGCGAATATTGCCGTGATCGAGGCGATCCGCACCTCCGTCGCGCAGAGACGCCCCGTCGCTCCCGACCTGACGGGGCAGGACGCCGAGCGGCAGACGATGGTCGAGTGA
- a CDS encoding bifunctional sugar phosphate isomerase/epimerase/4-hydroxyphenylpyruvate dioxygenase family protein encodes MKTSIATVSVSGDLREKLEAIAAAGFDGIEIFEQDFITYDGSPRDVGNMIRDHGLEISLFQPFRDFEGLPEPLRAKAFDRAERKFDLMQELGTDLLLVCSSCHPQALGGIDRAAADFRELGERAAKRGLRIGYEALAWGRHVNDHRDAWEIVRRADHPAIGLILDSFHTLGRKLSPESIRAIPGDKILFVQMADAPAIEMDLLYWSRHFRNMPGEGDLDVVGFLRAVMAAGYAGPVSLEIFNDHFRGANTRQVAQDGYRSLIALMDDVRRAEPDLALGGLPELPARVKPTGVSFVEFASRGKEAAALGDLLGTLGFARAATHRNKDLTLWQQGEIRIVVNEEKEGHAAHAFNARGTTVCDLGLSVSSAQDTLTRATATGAEAFSQPLEIGELDIPAIRGLGGSVLHFVDSATGLDRVWEVEFDPIPGADTAGAGLTHIDHIAQTMSYEDMLSWTLFYTSIFEVTKSPMVDVIDPDGLVRSQVIESPGGAFRITLNGADTHRTLAGRFLAETFGASVQHLALATTDIFGTAARLAERGFAPLPISANYYDDLTARFDFPPGLLERMKAANVLYDRDEKGEFFQLYSGSFAGGLFFEILQRGSYAGYGAPNAPFRIAAQKRRLRPKGMPAR; translated from the coding sequence ATGAAAACCTCGATCGCGACCGTATCCGTTTCCGGCGATCTCCGCGAAAAACTCGAGGCCATCGCGGCCGCGGGGTTCGACGGGATCGAGATTTTCGAACAGGATTTCATCACTTATGACGGAAGCCCGCGCGATGTCGGCAACATGATCCGCGACCACGGACTTGAGATCTCCCTGTTCCAGCCGTTCCGCGATTTCGAGGGCCTGCCCGAACCGCTCCGCGCGAAGGCCTTCGACCGGGCGGAGCGCAAGTTCGACCTGATGCAGGAGCTCGGCACGGATCTCCTGCTCGTCTGTTCCTCCTGCCATCCGCAGGCGCTGGGCGGGATCGACCGCGCCGCTGCGGATTTTCGCGAGCTGGGAGAACGTGCGGCGAAGCGGGGGCTGCGCATCGGCTACGAGGCGCTCGCCTGGGGCAGGCATGTAAACGACCATCGCGACGCCTGGGAGATCGTGCGCCGCGCCGATCATCCCGCGATCGGCCTCATCCTCGACAGCTTTCACACGCTTGGGCGCAAGCTCAGCCCCGAAAGCATCCGCGCGATTCCCGGCGACAAGATTCTTTTCGTTCAGATGGCCGATGCGCCCGCGATCGAGATGGACCTGCTCTACTGGTCGCGCCATTTCCGCAACATGCCGGGCGAGGGCGATCTCGACGTCGTGGGCTTCCTGCGGGCGGTCATGGCGGCGGGCTATGCCGGTCCCGTCTCGCTCGAGATCTTCAACGATCATTTCCGCGGCGCGAACACGCGGCAGGTGGCACAGGACGGCTATCGCTCGCTCATCGCGCTGATGGACGACGTGCGCCGTGCCGAGCCGGATCTCGCGCTTGGCGGCCTGCCCGAGCTTCCGGCCCGCGTGAAACCGACCGGCGTGTCCTTTGTCGAATTCGCCTCGCGCGGGAAGGAGGCGGCGGCGCTCGGCGATCTGCTCGGCACGCTCGGTTTCGCCCGCGCGGCGACGCACCGCAACAAGGATCTGACGCTCTGGCAGCAGGGCGAGATCCGCATCGTCGTCAACGAGGAGAAGGAAGGCCATGCCGCCCACGCCTTCAACGCGCGCGGCACGACCGTCTGCGATCTCGGCCTGTCGGTCAGTTCCGCGCAGGACACCCTCACCCGAGCCACCGCGACTGGCGCGGAGGCGTTTTCCCAGCCGCTCGAGATCGGGGAGCTCGACATTCCCGCGATCCGCGGTCTAGGCGGTTCGGTCCTGCATTTCGTCGACAGCGCGACGGGACTCGACCGGGTCTGGGAGGTCGAATTCGATCCGATCCCCGGCGCCGACACGGCCGGCGCGGGGCTGACGCATATCGACCATATCGCCCAGACCATGAGCTACGAGGACATGTTGAGCTGGACGCTGTTCTACACCTCGATCTTCGAGGTGACCAAAAGCCCGATGGTCGATGTGATCGATCCTGACGGGCTGGTGCGTTCGCAGGTGATCGAAAGTCCCGGAGGGGCGTTCCGCATCACCCTCAACGGTGCGGACACCCATCGCACGCTGGCAGGCCGCTTCCTTGCCGAGACCTTCGGCGCCTCGGTTCAGCATCTCGCACTCGCCACCACGGACATTTTCGGGACCGCTGCGCGCCTTGCCGAGCGCGGCTTTGCGCCCTTGCCGATCTCGGCCAACTATTACGACGATCTGACCGCGCGCTTCGATTTTCCGCCCGGACTGCTCGAGCGGATGAAGGCCGCAAACGTGCTCTACGACCGCGACGAGAAGGGCGAATTCTTCCAGCTCTATTCCGGCAGCTTCGCGGGCGGGCTGTTTTTCGAGATCCTGCAACGCGGCAGTTACGCGGGATACGGTGCGCCCAACGCGCCCTTCCGCATCGCGGCACAGAAACGCCGGCTCCGCCCGAAGGGGATGCCCGCGCGCTGA
- a CDS encoding shikimate dehydrogenase family protein — protein MSAPDILLGLIGDNIAASRSPRLHELAGEQNGLRVRYDRLVPQALGQSWEEIFDGLAAKGYRGTNITYPYKEKVVGRLTIDDPLVKAIGACNTVIFEGETAKGYNTDYSGFVAAYRRERGEVSTGITLMIGTGGVGRAVAFGLIALGAPEIRLVDMDRAKAEALAADLRAASPETAVAIFDSAAEGAEGAAGLINCTPVGMVGKEGTPLPASAMTSGTWAFDAVYTPADTTFLTDAQACGLDVISGWELFFYQGVHAWTLFTGLPLDEDRLRADLLA, from the coding sequence ATGAGTGCTCCCGATATCCTCCTCGGCCTGATCGGCGACAATATCGCCGCGTCCCGCTCGCCGCGCCTGCATGAGCTCGCCGGCGAACAGAACGGCTTGCGCGTGCGCTACGACCGGCTCGTGCCGCAGGCGCTCGGGCAGAGTTGGGAGGAGATCTTCGACGGGCTGGCCGCGAAAGGCTATCGCGGCACCAACATCACCTATCCCTACAAGGAAAAGGTGGTCGGGCGCCTCACGATCGACGATCCGCTGGTGAAGGCCATCGGCGCCTGCAACACAGTGATCTTCGAGGGCGAAACAGCAAAGGGATACAACACGGATTATTCCGGTTTCGTCGCCGCCTACAGGCGGGAACGCGGTGAGGTGTCGACCGGGATCACCCTGATGATCGGAACGGGCGGCGTGGGTCGTGCGGTCGCCTTCGGCCTCATTGCCCTCGGCGCACCGGAGATCCGGCTCGTGGACATGGACCGTGCCAAGGCGGAGGCGCTGGCCGCCGATCTGCGCGCCGCCTCTCCCGAGACCGCCGTGGCCATCTTCGACAGTGCCGCCGAGGGAGCGGAGGGCGCCGCCGGTCTCATCAACTGCACCCCCGTCGGCATGGTCGGCAAGGAAGGCACTCCCCTGCCGGCCTCCGCCATGACCAGTGGCACCTGGGCCTTCGACGCGGTCTATACGCCTGCCGACACCACCTTCCTGACCGATGCCCAGGCATGCGGTCTCGACGTCATCTCCGGCTGGGAACTGTTCTTTTATCAGGGCGTTCACGCCTGGACCCTCTTCACCGGCCTGCCGCTCGACGAAGACCGTCTGCGCGCCGACCTTCTCGCCTAA